In Apus apus isolate bApuApu2 chromosome 25, bApuApu2.pri.cur, whole genome shotgun sequence, the following proteins share a genomic window:
- the LOC127394548 gene encoding feather keratin Cos2-3-like produces MSCYNQCLPCQPCGPTPLANSCNEPCVRQCQSSTVAIEPPAVVVTLPGPILSSFPQNTVVGSSTSAAVGSILSSQGVPISSGCCDVSGISSRYYSRRFLR; encoded by the coding sequence ATGTCCTGCTACAACCAGTGCCTGCCATGCCAGCCCTGCGGCCCCACCCCGCTGGCCAACAGCTGCAATGAGCCCTGTGTCAGGCAGTGCCAGAGCTCCACTGTTGCCATCGAGCCTCCTGCTGTGGTGGTGACCCTGCCcggccccatcctcagctccttccctcaAAACACCGTGGTGGGCTCCTCCACCTCCGCTGCCGttggcagcatcctcagctctCAGGGAGTGCCCATCAGCTCCGGGTGCTGTGACGTCTCTGGCATTTCCAGCCGCTACTACAGCAGAAGGTTCCTCCGCTAA